A window of Benincasa hispida cultivar B227 chromosome 9, ASM972705v1, whole genome shotgun sequence genomic DNA:
tttcatgtTAGAAgtacaaataaaagaaaaaggttttttttcaCAGAATTTGCATACAAAATCtagaaatagtttttttaaaaaaaaaatctaccaaATGCATATTCTTCAACGAATTAAAGCCACGTTTATCAAATCGTAATGAATATTGGTGTAATCGAAATGAAATTCTATTGATGGATCGATCATAATGAGCTTTAATCACAAACGTAATTGAATTGTTCTTGATCACATTTACTATTACTGTTACCATTATCGTTACAGTCAAACTGTAGTGATAATAGTATCGGTAACTATGTCAAAATTCACAATTATTTCTCTGGAACAGTAACAATAATGGTAACTATAATGGTAATAGTAATAATACGACATAATTTTCAGACATAAGTGGATTCAACACATTTCGCAAATATAATTTTcaatcattttatatttttttattacagatCTCCAACTGAGCTCTACCTATCATTATGAATACGAAGCACCCATAGACACTAACAAacgtaaaaattaaaaaaaaaaaaaaaaaaaatgaattccaCTTTCTAAAATGCCTTTCAGTTGTTGCGATATACCTCCTGTAAACGTGATCTAAGTTAATCTCACAGATTTCTACGGAGGACAAAACATGTAATTAGAAAataaactttgaactttgagaaTAGGCGAGAAACCAATTTTAACCTTAGGGATCAAGACATGTtacttttaaaacttaaatacGTTCTGTtaggtaatcattttatttttgtttttttttaaaaaaaaaaaaattaaacctattgaCATTACTTCTACAtctaaatttattcatttgttatctactttttaccaataatttaaaaaactaaacaaaattttgagaactaaaagaaatagctttcaaaaagttgtttttatttttggaatttagctaaaaattcaaccattgtaattaaaaaaagatacaaatcattgtaaaaaatgtggatgaaataagcttaattttaaaaaacaaaaacgaaaatCCAATGGTAAGaccttaaaaactaaatttgaatctcaaaaacaaaatatgtaTTAACCAAAATAACCGTCGCCTGAGAGATTCGAACTCTCGCAGGGAAACCCCATGTACTTAGCAGGCACACGCCTTAACCACTCGGCCAAAGCGACTAAATTTGTTAacgatttaatttaaattttatataaataaataaataaaatatttatcgaAAGCTACAACTTACCAAATAAAGCAAAGGGAATGGCGGACGGACCCACAGGGACGACCCTGCCACTACCCACTGCGCTAAAACCCAATTTCAAAATCATACCCGAAATCCCAAAATCTCTTATCTTTACCCAATTTTGAGGGACGAGATTGATTGATACGCCTAAATTCATCGATACCGTCACCTCTGGTGTGGTAAAAAACCATGTACTCCGCCTCCGCCGCCACCGTTACCGCTACCACCGCCGCCGAACGCCACACCTACTGGTGCCACGAGTGTGATATGAGCGTCACTTTGGTatccccttcttcttcttcttcttcctcttcttcctctcttcttTGCCCTCACTGCCTCACTGACTTCCTGGAACACATGGATTTCACCATCCCCACTTCCTCTTCTTCAATTTCCGATCACCCCAACTCATCTTCTTCCCCTCCAGATTCCGATCCATCATCCTTCGTCGTCGTCGACCCTATTCCGATCACTACCGATGACAATTACCTCCTTAACAGCCCTCAATTCCTCCGTCTTTTTCAGCAGCTTGCAGATTCATCCGATTCTGATTTTGTCCCATCTGTACCCTTCAACCCATTTACTCCGATCAAGGCCTCTGTCATGGCGATTCCCACTATCAAAGTCACCTCCGCCTTGCTCGAGGAAGACCCAGTTCTAATTTGTGCTATTTGTAAGGATCAGTTCCTTCTCGAGGTTGAAGCCAAACAGCTCCCCTGTTCTCATCTTTATCATCCAGATTGTATTCTTCCTTGGCTTTCTAATCATGATTCTTGCCCGCTTTGCCGTTTTAAGCTTCCCTCTGATGACCCTTCTGATCATGTGAGATGCAGACGGGCTACTACGGCTTTGTTGAGGGCTAGGGATCTGATACATCAAGAAGATAGTTATGGGTTGAGGACTACTTTGGAACATATGGCTAGAAGGCATATTTCTATATATAGTGAGGGAATTCAAGTGGATTTGTCTCAATCATCTACTCAATTTGGGGTTGCTGAGATGGGGAATGGGGAGCAGACTGATAGTGTTGAGACTGTTTCTAGTGTGGCTACAGATGATGGGATTGTAATTGTCAATAGCAATGGTGATGAAAATGGATTTGTGGGAATGGATGGACCTATAAATGAGGATGCTGGCACTGTAGTTTAGGATATTGGAGTTTCTCCTTCGAGTTTTGTTTCTGCaaatttgaggtttgtgttctCCCTTTTGTCTGCTGTTCTTTATGAATTCTCCATGTTCTTGTAGT
This region includes:
- the LOC120086676 gene encoding E3 ubiquitin-protein ligase RING1-like is translated as MYSASAATVTATTAAERHTYWCHECDMSVTLVSPSSSSSSSSSSLLCPHCLTDFLEHMDFTIPTSSSSISDHPNSSSSPPDSDPSSFVVVDPIPITTDDNYLLNSPQFLRLFQQLADSSDSDFVPSVPFNPFTPIKASVMAIPTIKVTSALLEEDPVLICAICKDQFLLEVEAKQLPCSHLYHPDCILPWLSNHDSCPLCRFKLPSDDPSDHVRCRRATTALLRARDLIHQEDSYGLRTTLEHMARRHISIYSEGIQVDLSQSSTQFGVAEMGNGEQTDSVETVSSVATDDGIVIVNSNGDENGFVGMDGPINEDAGTVV